One genomic window of Muntiacus reevesi chromosome 4, mMunRee1.1, whole genome shotgun sequence includes the following:
- the SHISA5 gene encoding protein shisa-5 isoform X4: MGFGTVIAIGVTLFVIAVVTVIICCTCSCCCLYKMCRRPSPVVTTTTATTVVHAPYLQPPSYPGPTYQGYHSVVPQPGMPTAPYPTQPMGPPAYHETMAGGAALPYPASQPPYNPAYMEPPKAVP, encoded by the exons ATGGG GTTTGGCACAGTGATCGCCATTGGGGTGACCCTCTTTGTGATTGCCGTGGTCACCGTCATCATCTGCTGCACCTGCTCTTGCTGCTGTTTGTACAAGATGTGCCGCCGACCGAGTC CGGTTGTGACCACCACCACGGCCACCACAGTGGTGCACGCCCCTTACTTGCAACCGCCGAGCTACCCTGGACCTACATACCAGGGCTACCACTCTGTGGTCCCCCAGCCGGGGATGCCAACAGCACCCTACCCGACCCAGCCCATGGGCCCCCCCGCCTACCACGAGACGATGGCTG GAGGTGCAGCCCTGCCCtaccctgccagccagcctccttaTAATCCAGCCTACATGGAGCCCCCGAAGGCAGTCCCCTGA
- the SHISA5 gene encoding protein shisa-5 isoform X3, which translates to MPPVAEVWSLSHWSVDWLSVRFGTVIAIGVTLFVIAVVTVIICCTCSCCCLYKMCRRPSPVVTTTTATTVVHAPYLQPPSYPGPTYQGYHSVVPQPGMPTAPYPTQPMGPPAYHETMAGGAALPYPASQPPYNPAYMEPPKAVP; encoded by the exons atgcctccggtagcggaagtgtggagtctcagccactggagcgTTGACTGGCTTTCTGTCAGGTTTGGCACAGTGATCGCCATTGGGGTGACCCTCTTTGTGATTGCCGTGGTCACCGTCATCATCTGCTGCACCTGCTCTTGCTGCTGTTTGTACAAGATGTGCCGCCGACCGAGTC CGGTTGTGACCACCACCACGGCCACCACAGTGGTGCACGCCCCTTACTTGCAACCGCCGAGCTACCCTGGACCTACATACCAGGGCTACCACTCTGTGGTCCCCCAGCCGGGGATGCCAACAGCACCCTACCCGACCCAGCCCATGGGCCCCCCCGCCTACCACGAGACGATGGCTG GAGGTGCAGCCCTGCCCtaccctgccagccagcctccttaTAATCCAGCCTACATGGAGCCCCCGAAGGCAGTCCCCTGA
- the TREX1 gene encoding three-prime repair exonuclease 1: MGSRALPPGPVQTLIFLDLEATGLPFSQPRITELCLLAVHRYALEGLPTPQGPAPTAPPPPRVLDKLSLCVAPGKACSPTASEITGLSTAVLAAHGRRAFDADLVNLIHAFLQRQPQPWCLVAHNGDRYDFPLLRAELALLGLASALDDAFCVDSIAALKALEPAGSSSEHGPRKSYSLGSIYTRLYGQAPPDSHTAEGDVLALLGVCQWRPRALLRWVDAHAKPFSTVKPMYVVTTSTGTDPRPSAVTATVPLARASDSGPNLRGDRSPKPTPSPVKCPGAPPGEGLLAPLGLLAFLTLAVATLYGLSLAIPGQ; the protein is encoded by the coding sequence ATGGGCTCGCGGGCCCTGCCCCCAGGGCCTGTGCAGACCCTCATCTTCCTGGACCTGGAGGCCACCGGCCtgcccttctcccagcccaggaTCACTGAGCTGTGCCTGCTGGCCGTCCACAGATACGCCCTGGAGGGCCTTCCCACCCCTCAGGGGCCTGCGCCGACAGCGCCCCCGCCGCCCCGGGTGCTGGACAAGCTCTCCCTGTGCGTGGCTCCAGGGAAGGCGTGCAGCCCCACGGCCAGCGAGATCACAGGCCTGAGCACCGCCGTGCTGGCTGCCCACGGGCGTCGGGCCTTTGACGCCGACCTGGTCAACCTGATCCATGCCTTCCTGCAGCGCCAGCCACAGCCCTGGTGCCTCGTGGCCCACAATGGTGATCGCTACGACTTCCCCCTGCTCCGGGCCGAGCTGGCGCTGCTGGGCCTGGCCAGTGCTCTAGACGACGCCTTCTGTGTGGACAGCATCGCTGCCCTGAAGGCCCTGGAGCCGGCTGGCAGCTCCTCGGAGCACGGCCCAAGGAAGAGCTACAGCCTGGGCAGCATCTACACACGCCTGTATGGGCAGGCCCCGCCAGACTCGCACACCGCCGAGGGGGACGTGCTCGCCCTGCTGGGCGTCTGTCAGTGGAGGCCGCGGGCCCTGCTACGGTGGGTGGATGCTCATGCCAAGCCCTTCAGCACCGTCAAGCCAATGTACGTGGTCACAACCTCTACTGGAACCGACCCAAGGCCATCTGCTGTCACAGCCACAGTGCCCCTGGCCAGAGCCAGCGACAGTGGCCCCAACCTTCGTGGAGACAGGAGCCCCAAGCCAACCCCTTCCCCAGTGAAGTGCCCTGGAGCcccacccggggaggggctgCTGGCCCCCCTGGGCCTGCTGGCCTTCCTGACTTTGGCGGTAGCCACGCTGTATGGGCTGTCACTGGCCATACCCGGGCAGTAG